The Cytophagales bacterium DNA segment TTTATCACCAATACCAGCGAGAGAAACAACACGACAAGGAAACCGGAGAAGAGTATATCGAGACGACACTGGAAGACATAGAAGAAGCTAACAAGCTGATGCGTGAAATATTGCTGCGCAAATCTGATGACCTGAACGGGGCAACTAGGAATTACTTTGAGCGATTGAAAGTGTGGATGAAGCAGGAAGACAAGAACACCTTTAGCAATGTGTCAGCCAGACAGGCCTTGAAAGTGAACGCCAGCAATCAAAAGCGATACATGATCGCATTACAAGAATGGGGCTTGGTGAGAAAGGCAAAGGGCGACAAAAAGAACGGCTACGCCTACGAAGTGGCCACCTTCGATGATCAGCAACAGCGTAATGAAAAGATCGGGCAAGTGCTGGACAATACTTTGTCTGAGTTGAAGAAGTTCAAGAAGACCAAAAGAAGTTCATAGCCAAAAATGAACCACATAACAGCCCATACAGCCAGCAAACCTACAGAATCGAAGTAGTTCACTTTAAATCGGAAACATCAACCGAGTGAAAAATTTAGTCCTATCGAATCCCTCCTTTAGATACCTTGAAAAGAGCTTCACCGAATGGCTAAACGTCCAAGGCTACGCAGAAAGTACGGTTTATAGACTGCCGCCACATGTTCGCGAATTGCTTCACTATCTGGAGCAAGAAGGCATACAGAGCATTAAAGAACTAACGATCCATCACATCGAGACACACTATCAAAACCTGAAGGAAAGAAGAAATCAACGAAGGGGCGGAAGCCTGAGCAATGCACATCTAAATAAGCACATCCAAGCACTACGGAAGTTCACTGAGTACTTACGAAAAGTAGGCCGTCTGGAAATCGCCGAGCCACAAATATCTAATGAAGAGTCGGAGAACCGGATTATCTACCTAACCCCCGAAGAGATCACCTTACTGTTCAAAGTAACCTATCAATCGCCTGAGAAGTTGCCCAATGTAACCCCGGAAGTATTGGAAGCAATACAAGCCAGAGACAGAGCCATGTTAGCGGTGTTTTATGGTTGCGGGTTGAGAAGAAATGAAGGGGTTAATCTGAACGTTGGAGACATCAACTTTGATAGGTCATTGCTTCACGTGAGAAAGGGCAAGAACAATAAAGAAAGGTTTGTACCCATTAGCAAAACCAACCGAAAGTATTTAACTCAATACACCTACGACCACAGATCAACGCTAGTAAAAGCCAGCAAAAGTGAAGCGGTTTTTATCAGTTATCAGAGCCACCAAAGGTTACAAGGCCAAAGCCTGTTCAACCGGCTGAAGTATCTTCAACTGCAGACAGGCGATCTTGATCTATTGGAGAAAGAAATAGGTCTGCACACGCTCCGGCACAGTATCGCCACCCACTTTATGCAAGCCGGGATGAAGCTAGACAGTATCGCTCGATTCCTTGGACACGATAGCCTAGACAGCACACAGATATACACGCACTTAGCAGGTGTGAAACCACAATCGAAACAACCCTTTGCTAACCTCAGAGCCTATGAACCAGGAAGATTATCAGAAGACGAAAGATAGCTTTAGTGAATACCTGAAATCAAAGGAGTTCACTAACAAAAGCATCCAAACCCGGATGACTGTATTTAACCAATACTTACTGTGGGCAGATCAGGAGAACCTAGAGCCAGAACAAATTACTTACAATGATTTACTGCTTTACCTGAAGTACTGCCAAGGCCAAGGACTCCAACAAAGAACAATCAAAAGTCATATTGCGCTCATCAAGCACTATTATAATTACCTGATCCGA contains these protein-coding regions:
- a CDS encoding tyrosine-type recombinase/integrase — translated: MKNLVLSNPSFRYLEKSFTEWLNVQGYAESTVYRLPPHVRELLHYLEQEGIQSIKELTIHHIETHYQNLKERRNQRRGGSLSNAHLNKHIQALRKFTEYLRKVGRLEIAEPQISNEESENRIIYLTPEEITLLFKVTYQSPEKLPNVTPEVLEAIQARDRAMLAVFYGCGLRRNEGVNLNVGDINFDRSLLHVRKGKNNKERFVPISKTNRKYLTQYTYDHRSTLVKASKSEAVFISYQSHQRLQGQSLFNRLKYLQLQTGDLDLLEKEIGLHTLRHSIATHFMQAGMKLDSIARFLGHDSLDSTQIYTHLAGVKPQSKQPFANLRAYEPGRLSEDER